Part of the Spinacia oleracea cultivar Varoflay chromosome 5, BTI_SOV_V1, whole genome shotgun sequence genome, cttaagaattgaattctttagtgttgacttttatactttgttagacatgtccaatgtcaccaacaaggttctttaccattttaatttatgttgaatattctgtttcaactagatgatcttaccagaagcttctaaagttctctaagcatcgatctattcgaatgtctagggactagactcattcgagaattaaatggacaaagatattaggttgttaaccattggtaaagctgagcgtattaaactcaatgctttatgatctcaaaactacagtgtattttgaattcacaagcaccaattggtttgccattcgattttgacgttcgaaaacaaccataaaagtcgctataagaaacgtacattttaaattgctcactttctctcatttccgtgaatcgttcttggattcactaccaatcgaggaaatttactgttacctttctaaaaggatttattgcagtgcaagatatttaattataaacaataattaaaacatacattgaagcatgcaaagtttaaacatttatcatgaataataacttgaaattaaagcaaccatgcaattcaaacaagttattagcattttattcgattttattgttccggcaggtgtgaataaaatgattccaagatcctaaaatcattgaagaactaagcacagtttgtcgacttaatcctaaaacatcttaggtaagcaaaagccttttgctaatagtctagaaactactcttggttgataggtacgtctaagaacttattaggtaaacctatcgattttgccacgacataaaaggactccttacttatatcgttgagtttcaccaaaactaacatgtactcaccattatttgtgtaccttgcccctttaggaccaataagtaacacctcgctgagcgaaaactattactagattgatgtaaaggatatccaagcaagtgtatattttggcatggcaccttttaactcaatttttaagtttggaacttaaggctcttactatgttggttagattttaagtgaactaaaatccttaatcatgcaacataatcaagcttttgatctcatgcattttaagacatatttaaaaacaataaataacttaaaacatgcataagatatttgtgatctagtatggcccgacttcatcttgaagctttgacttcaaagtccgtcttgaaaatctccgtgggaggcaccattttcttcaaataggataagctataactaattacaactatttgatggttcgtagaccatatttgaattgaaaaataactttggtactttagaccaattacattcaaattaatggtacgcagaccatattttctatcctatttgggccatactagtcacttcataacctgcaaaatagtacatatacaatatataccattcacccattcattatcatgaatggcccacatagctggttagtaaaacacattatgcatcacgtaaacatttgcagcaattaatcaagggcaccaataatctaccaattattcagtccttattaattctaatcaagttgttttaaccttaaggatttgtagacctaatcaagagtttatgactaaaaagcgctcccacttaaaccaataaattcatatgctttaccaattttaaacataaaaatgtatttctagtccaaccgaaaacatacaaatttaattaaaatttaaagctcatatcaatttataattgaatccaaaaatttaatttaatttcagtcgtatttaaattaattcatgattttaattttagtaaaataattagaataaataacatttattataattataatattcaaaattaaaatccaagaaaataattcaaattattaattttaaaattaattaaaattacgtgaactgaaattttcaaattaaacattcaaaacgatctaatcgtaacgcaaacaccctacgcgttgcacgcccatggaccgtacgcacacagccattgctggccatgtgcgcgcagcccatgcgctcgtcgcatagctgctgcttccctatcgcaagcctccgcacacatcgtgctcgctgcgcgcgccagcgctcatcgcacgcgagctatcgctcgcagtgcgcgcgcgcgacatcgctcgctgggcgcgcgacatcgctcgctgggcgcgcgagccatcgctcgctgggcgcgcgacatcgctcgctgggcgcgcgacatcgctcgctgtgcgcgcgagccatcgctcgctggcgcgagccatcgctcgctggcgcgcgacatcgcgcgctgtgcgcgcgagtgatgctgggcgcagcgctcgtggcacgcgagcttgcgctcgctgcgcgcgaggctgcgcgctcttgtgcgaggcagcgcacgctgtggcgcagctcgcttgctgcccacacgcgactgccttggctcgcccttcgcccatgcccattcgttcattgctcgtggcacacgacacaaggcagggctgctgccttgtgctcgtgcactacgcccttgctcattgcattcgtgccgcacgggcgacgagctcccttgctcgtcgtcgcatgcccgcattatacaacaccccttaagggtaacacgaagcgtccattgcttcgtgcgtgcaagttatatgaacgaatcgcataaaaatttaaaatttatatttaaaattaatgacaaattaataaatattattaatttcataattttagggcgaaaaaatcgaaaatttattatccaattgatttccgattgttatggattcaagtctaggtcataaaaatttaaaatttatcgtaaatttacaatttttatggtggtttttaatcataggtttctaattaaattacaattaattatgaaaatcaaattaattctaaattattctaattttcaacaaattaatcataattacaaattagattgcataattaacaagactaggcattcaaacttgttaaacatatgcagtaggtcaatcaaaaattcaagatttatcaacaagaatcgcaaatatttaatttaacatcttaaatttacgaaattttgcattcgaaaaactaaaaccttcgaaaagtcatagttaggcttcgaatttgagaattctgggttcggcagaaaaatactatttttgtcaaaattttagaatgccttttacatgcggaattgacacaaaaatcactcaattcggatgagtaacgaagaaactgccgaaaaactgcgtacgtataattaaataaacgcaatttgcaattaattaacaattacgaaaattaatcaccccttttaattcttgcaaatttgtaatatttaaccatgttcatgcaatttagattatgaaaataataaggggctcgtgataccactgtaaggttatgatacatatgacattacatagatcatgcggaaacaaccattaacccaggacaacatattatttacacataatcatatagcataattcagatgcatactctttgttgcgtgccctccctagctgcgcccgaaccgaacaagaacaagtctttaggactccaagtgtcgtccctccgtagatagtccacagcacgtccggatccgccttaagattgaccaactagaatcgcccttaaggtactagaaaatttcggcactttatgagcaagatgtgtgttttaattttctctcaaaaactcacttttgaatactttgaaacttgtgtataaattatgacccctaggcctttatttatagagtttatggaaaaggaatcgtaatcctagtaggatacgaattaattgaaattagaatcctacatgaattctatttaattaatttatccaattaggaatagaaatttaatcatacactgactcttgtagattcaggaatcacgcatgagcacaaactcacacacacacggcagccacaagggctgcccatgcgcgtgcgagcagcagcccacgcagcgcggcccacgcatccgtggcccttggcgcgcgctgggcctgccttgcggtaggcctgggcgctgccttggctgggcttgtggcgcgcgtgcttgctgggcgatggcccggcttcgtgctgggccttcgtccggcaggcctcgtccgatgctaattcgtacgatacgcttccgattaaatttccagttccggaatttatttccgatacgaacaatatttaatatttccgattccggaattaatttccgtttcgaacaaatatttaatatttccgtttccggaattattttccgattccggtaatatttccgattctgacaatatttccgtttccggcaatatttccgattctggtaatatttccatttccaataatattttccgatacgtaccatgtttccgtttccggcaacatctacgacttggataatattcatatttccgatacgatccatatttccgtttccggcaatatcatcgtttccggagtattcatttcttgcctgtgacgatcttagctcccactgaaaccaagatccgtcggttccgaatattcatagatggagtatttaatgccattaaatacttgatccgtttacgtactatttgtgtgaccctacgggttcagtcaagagtaagctgtggattaatatcattaattccacttgaactgaagcggcctctagctaggcattcagctcacttgatctcactgaattattaacttgttaattaatactgaaccgcatttattagacttaacatagaatgcatacttggaccaagggcattatttccttcacaagcctcgaccaggcccagcgcaagccaggcccaaccaaggcctTGGACGCGCGCGCGGACatcagcatgggccgagcgctgtgcgcttaGCGTGGTCCGCAAGgtctgcgcgggtgtacggtgcttcgtgcaatgctcgtgtgcgaatcctaaagctatcgggattcgataaaagattaaatcctaaacctattagataaagtttatttaataagagtcttagcaggattttaattaaattaattcatatcctaataggattccagttccttttccatacctcaataaataggtgcctagggtcataatttatagatacaattgaagtattctaaaggtaagattttgaagaaaaatcagccactctcttgcccctaaccagccgaaaatctatactaccttaagggcgattctagttggtaaagcttaaggcggatccgggcgtgctgtggactatctacggagggacgacacttggagtcctaaagacttgttcttgttcggttcgggcgcagctagggagggcacgcaacaaagtgtatgcacctaaactatgttaaatgattatgtgtaaataataaaaTGCTTTTCTGGCTttgtggtttttccgcatgatttatgttttgtcatatgtatcataacctacaTACCCTCATGCACTAATTGTAATTCCAATATTGTTCTAAAAAAGTCAGaatttttcctttgaaaattgtacattttgacttttattcaacccatgtgcttggtttttgtctttttgaggcccatttattatgtacacaccattaatctctaatttctctctccataaAAGCCAcctaacatgtactttatcttgaaagtacaaataattattgttttattatcaatggtatcctttaccttaataatcgtgattttggtcaaacgagcactatattatgggacggagggagtaattattagttattaattattatttattaattaataataattatttattataataacaataataggAAAAGTTCAGACCAAACCAGACCAGCATGAATCAGATCAGAgcagaccagatcagaccagaccagaacaTACCAGACCAACAtgaatcagaccagaccagaccagaccagaccagaccagacgaAGAGAAAAGAGCCTTACTACACTAAAATAATGTACTAGTAGTtttcttgaatttgaagaaaaaaGATGAATAATTTAAACAAATGGGTAATCTTATTTTTGCATATTTCACCTTAAAATTTGTAAACCCTAAAGTAAAAAATGAGGAAATGGAAAAgtgtactactccgtataaaagtAAAATAGTTGAAATGGCAGATTTTTGATTGATTTAATTTTGGATGGGAAAAGGAAAAGACGGAAGGAAACAGAAAGAAATGAATAAACCGAAAAAAAGCGGTCGACATGGAGGtagattaaattaaaaattaaaaattaaaaattaaaaattaaaaatgataataataaaGTAAAGTACGGAGTAAATAATGGGTTGAAGTTTATTCGAGTTGAGTTCGTACTACTACTCGTATGTGTTTTGGTCAGCCAGCTGCGAGGACCACCTtcatctttttctctctcctctttctctttctctttctctttctctctcacaCATACTTTCGTCTTCTTCatcttcccccttttgcctaATCTTCTTCTTCACCTTTTTCAGTCTTCAGATCTCTCTCCTCTGTTTTTAGGTTTCCAAAGATCCGGCgtcatcatcttcttccatttattcttattttattcttatttaattTGATTGCCGGTGTCGCCGACTTCTGATTTCAAGCCACCAAATGTGGAGATCTCGTGTATAATCAGTAATTTCTTCGATTTTCCTTCAGATTTCTCTTCTTAATTTTTAGGGATTTCATTTGTACTAATTAATTActtcattttgattttttgttctGGCAGCTGCTCCTGATTTGTTGATATTGGATGATTTGCAGCTGAAAGGTCAGCTTtctctaactttttttttaataataaaaaaaacttaagTATACTATTTCAATAATAATTATTTGCAATTTTTCTGTTTTTATGTGAATAAATCCTATAATTTAGCCTTTATAATTGGATATTAGTCTTTGCGTGACTCTATTATTAGAAATTTcatgaattaattattttttcttaaaaaaaaacataaaatgaaTGAATTTGggtaaaaagagagaaaaagaggacAGATTTTGAGTGTTTTTGATGGGTGTTTAAAACCCTTTCCCTTGACTATATTGAGGGTGATTTCTTCTAAATTAAGATGTTGTGAATTTTCAGTGTATTCCTGAGAAGTTGGAGTAGTAACTGGTACACAGGGAAAAAAATTCTAGAATTAAGTAGAGGGTAGCAGGAAATGGAAGAGGTGGGAACACAAGTGGCTTCCCCTTTATTTATACACCAGAACATAGGCGGTAGGTTTTGTGAGGGGGCATTGATTGGTGCCAAACGTGGTCTTTGTTATAACTCTGGTACTAATCATCACCAACAACAGCAGCATTCTCAAAACCATCGTTCCGGACATGGATGGAATCCCAAGGATTGGGAATGGGATAGTTCCCACTTTGTAGCTAGAAATAAACCAATTGAAGCTAGTCAGCGAGTTAATCCTATTTTGAGCAGCTCGTTTACTTCAAAGAGCAGCAGCCGTGTTGATGACCAACAAGAACAAGATGGCGGTGGTAGTCTTCGTTTACAGCTAGGTGGGGTAGGAGACAGTAATGTAACAGGAACTAGTATCAACAAAGTCCAAAGCTCAAACTCAACTGATGATCCAGCTTCCTCTTCAAGGCCTAACAAGAAGGTGCGGTCTGGATCTCCAGGCACTGGTGGGAACCATCCCATGTGTCAGGTGGATAATTGTACTGAAGATCTATCCAAATCCAAGGATTATCACAGACGTCACAAGGTTTGCGAGTTCCACAGCAAATCCACCAAAGCACTAGTAGGCAAGCAGATGCAGAGGTTCTGCCAGCAGTGTAGCAGGTTtgctctttttttcttttttctttactGCTTCTCTCTCTATTCATCATACTACTTTCAATTCTTCACAAAAATTAGGAACTTTGTTGTTGTGATTCCTTATCTTGGTTTTTGTATCTAGGTTCCATCCACTTGCAGAATTTGACGAAGGTAAAAGAAGTTGTCGAAGAAGACTAGCTGGACATAATAAAAGGAGAAGGAAAACTCAGGCGGAGGACACCCCATCACCGCCCATACAACCTACTAAGACTGCCTATGGAAATTTGGATATTGTCAACTTGTTGACAGTTTTAGCACGTGGGCAAGGTAAAACTTGTTCAAGTCCTTAATAAAATGCATATTTCTTCCTTTTGCTTGTAACAGAAAATTAATTTTCAGGCTTCTTTGTGTAGGTAATGCTGAACAGAATGTTTCAACTTGCCCATCATTACCTGACAAAAATCAGCTTATTCAAATACTGAGTAAGATGAATACGTTACCTATGCCCATGGACATTGCAACAAATCCTCTTGTTACACCAGGATCAACCAAGAATGGTTTTGAACAAGGCGCTTTGATGGAGGTTAATGCAGCATCTAGATCAACTACCGATCTTCTTGCTGTCCTTTCATCTACTTTGGCAGCATCAAGTCCCAATTCTGTGCCGTTCATTTCTCAGAGGAGTAATCCTGGCAGTTGCATGGTTAAAAATAAGTCCACTACTGGGGACAAAGATACTGGCTCAGATGCATGTAAGAAGACAGCTATAGAGTTGCAGTCATTAGGTGGAGaaagaagcagttcaagttatCAATCTCCAACCGAGGATTCAGACAGCCAAGTTCAGGACACTAGAATGAACCTACCATTGCAGCTGTTTAGTTCATCACCCGGGGATGATAGTTCACCTAACCTGGTTTCCTCAAGGAGGTATTTCTCTTCTGACAGCAGCAATCCTACTGAAGAGAGGTCCCATTCATCAACTGCTCCTGTTACTAGAAAATTGTTTCCATTGGAAACTACCTCAGGAAGTGCTAAGCCTGCCAGAATGTCATTTGGCGAGGAGGCCAATGTAAATATTGAAGCGACCTCTGGTTCTAGGATGACTCTGGATCTCTTTACTATGGGAAATAGGGCTGTCAGTAATTCTTTGCAGAGCTTGCCCCACCAAGCAGGGTATACTTCTTCGTCTGGTTCTGATCACTCTCCACCGAGTTTCAACTCGGATCCTCAGGTAGTGATAGatcaaaactttttttttaaagagcTTTTTGTTTTCTTGGTTCTTGTTTCATGACTCTGTATCTATTGTTGGCTCATAAAATGATCAGAAGGACCGCACAGGGCGAATCATTTTCAAACTGTTTGATAAGGATCCCAGTCAACTACCTGGAGCATTGCGTACACAGGTGGGAAATGAGATTTCACATGCATCATACCATTGTTTGCATTGTCATTCTGatttgtcaagtgttcctaacAATGTCGTTTGATGTCACAAATTGCAGATCTACAATTGGCTTTCTAACAGCCCAACAGAGATGGAGAGTTACATCAGACCTGGTTGTGTGGTTCTTTCAATTTATGTATCAATGTCATCTGCTGCCTGGGAACAAGTAAGCCCATTAtcatattattaatttattacacAACAATTTCAACTTTTCAAGAAGAAATAAACTGACCAATAACAAGAATTTTCTGGTTTCAGTTAGAAGAGAGCTTTCTTCAACGAGTTGAGGCGTTGGTTCAGGATCCCGATTTTGAGTTCTGGAGAAGTGGGAGGTTTTCAGCGAACATTGGCAGGCAGTTAGCAGTTCACAAGGATGGTGAgtcttttctttttaatttgaaaaaagATCCCTATGTAGGCGACCCAGTGCTGCATAGGTTTCTGTTTATCTTTATCGTATTCAGATCCATTTCCTCCCTCGTTAGCTCTTTTGGACTCAGTGGTGGACCATTTTCTCCTTTCTTTTTCAGGAAGGATTCGCATTTGTAAACCTTGGAGCACAGTGAGTTCTCCAGAGTTGTTTTTAGTTTCTCCCTTGGCCGTTGTGAGTGGACAAAGCACATCTCTTGTGCTTGGAGGCAGGAACCTGACTTCTCCGGGTACCAAGTAAGTGCAGTGGAGTTGTTACTACCTCCATCCCGCAGTGTTTTCCCTCTTTTGAATTTTGTCTGTGGCAAACATTGTGATTGGAAGGAGTTCTTCAAgctcctgtttttttttttgctatttcTGAAAATTATGTGAAAATTGTAGGATACATTGCACATATATGGGTGGCTACTCATCAAAAGCAGTTTTAAGATCATCCGATGAAGGATTCACATGTGACGAGGTTGAATTGAGTGATTTTAAAGTGCATGCTGCGGCTTCTTCTGTACTAGGTCGTTGTTTTATTGAGGTATTATCCATTTGATGCTTTGTTGCCATTCTTTACACTTTATAAACGACCTGAAACTGAATCCAGCTGATTTTGTCTGAATCAACTCGACAGGTAGAGAATGGTGTGAGAGGCAATTGCTTTCCTGTAATAATAGCAGATGCCAAAATTTGTCAGGAGCTGAGGCTCCTTGAACGCGAGTTTTATGAAGCAAAAGTCGGTGATGTTGTTATGGAAGACCAGGTCCAATACGTTGCAAGTCCCCATTCTCATGAAGAAGCCCTGCACTTCTTAAACGAACTTGGATGGCTTTTCCAGAGACAATTATCATCTGATATTGCTGTTCATGATTTTATGCTTCATCGCTTGCAGTATCTCCTGACATTTTCAACTGAAAGAGATTACTGTGCTTTGGTTAAGACACTTCTGGATATATTTGTTGAAGCGGAGTCTAGAATGGATGGGTTATCCGCAGAATGTGTGGAAGCACTTGCTAAGATGCACCTCTTGCACAGAGCAGTTAAAAGGAGCTCTAAGAAGATGGTGGACATGCTCATACATTATTCTGCACCCTGTGGCAGTGGTGCTTCAAAGAAGTACATCTTCCCCCCAAATCTCAGGGGACCAGGGGGTATCACACCTCTTCATTTGGCTGCTTGTACATCAGGCTCATACGATATTATTGATGTTCTGACTGATGACCCAATGCAGGTAATTTGCTCCAACTACTGCTTCTCTATGATTATTACTTCAGCATCTTGTTTTAAAATGACAGGTTCACACGTTGTAGTTCTTAAAGATAACACCTTGGAATCTAATCTGGATTTGTGGATTTGTCTTCTTTAATCACTCCTACGTACTCGCTGGATACGTTATGGCTTACATTTCGAACTATGAGATGTATTGTGATGTTTTAGCAGAATTTGAGTTGCATCTTTCTAACTGGGTTTATTCTGTGGTACTTGGTGTAGATTGGACTGCATTGCTGGAAGTCCCTTGTGGATGATAGTGGACAATCTCCATATTCTTATGCTTTGATGAGAAATAACAATGCAGTGAACAACATAGTGGCTAGAAAGCTGAGTGACAGAATAAACAGGCAAGTCTCAGTAACCATTGGGAATGAGATTGTTGAATCCTTTTCGGGGACTGCAGAAATGAAGCAAAGGGCAAGCCTGAAGCTAAATACAAAACAAAACTCTTGTTCCAAGTGTGCAATGATGAGTTACGGTAGAATGCAGGGTTCCCACGGTTTTCTTCATCGTCCCTTCATTCATTCAATGCTGACCATTGCGGCAGTATGTGTTTGTGTCTGCTTGTTTTTCAAAAGTATGCATGTAAATTCAGTTACTCCTTTCATGTGGGACAATGTGGATTTTGGGGCTATATAGTGTCTCCAAGTGTTGTGATATTATGAAGGAAGGAGTTGTGAATGAGATGCGACCCTCTACCTAATGGCACAAAGGGGTGGCTGTGTTGTCCAACAAAGGCTGGTATTCACTATTCAAGCAGTGAAATGCTTCTTAATTGCAGCAGGAAATTTGAGTGGAAAAGAAGAGTGGGGTGCTAATTACAAAGCGAATGTGGCCATGCGTTTATGCCTGTGAAATTTTCATGTCTCACCACCCCCTTGCACCCTTTGGAATAAAGAATGAGAGGATAACTGATGCTGCTTCAAACTTTGTTACCTTCAAGTTCCTTTGTCCATTTAAGATTGTGCTTAGCCTGTTCTCCTGATGCTGATGAAACACTTTGAGTTTTGCCAGTCGTTCACAAAAGTAAGCAAGTCTTTACGGGAAAGCACGACGTTCATGGAAAATGAATGAGAAGATAGGAGTGTTCTATATGCTGCTAAGTCATAGATTTGGGGGAACTGACGTTGATGGAAAAGCAATCAAGAAAAGAAAGTGAGTGCTTGTTTATTGCTATGTATTATTACTGATTCATTTGCTTATTTCTTTTTGAAATAGCAAGAGAGTAGAATTGTCTATAGATGAAAGTAACTGTAAAGCTGATGTGTAGGATTACTAGATAATTTTTTGTTGTATACCTGTCAaagtaataatatatatattattatgtATACATTATTTTATTGGTCTGTATCATGTGAAAAAACCAAGTTAACCATCAAACTGATTAATGTTTTTTCATTTAAAATGTTTTGATATTATATGGAAGTTCCTTCATAAATTATATAGATGCATCTGGCAGGAATTCTAAAGGTTCCTAGCTAGTTGTTTACACTTTACACAGCCCAAATTGATCGGTTTCTGATACTTTGCGCCAAACTGGCAACTGCCAAGCAGTGTTATAAACTTCAAAAGCGGGCATTGTCGGAGTATCTTATTCTCTCAACTCTAAAAATCTATAACAGCATTAAATTGTCCTAGTGGTGTTTTGCACTATCAACACATCTGGCTgtgcaaaataaaataaacagaaACATCCTTGACAAGAATCATAATGGATCAGCCATTTTTGCAGGTTAGCACAAAAACCAGTTGTTGTCATCAACTTAATAAATAAAACTTATGAAGAGTAACAAATCCATCACTAGCAACCCCAAGTGAAATGCATATACAGGTTATACACCAGTAGCTTCTTGTACAACGTATATATATTCATATTCGAGTATTTGACACAACCCCTAATTACTGGAAATAACTTGTTTTACACAATGGCACACAGAAACAGACATACTTGCATCTTGGTAGTAAATGTATTTATAACAGTAGCTAATTACCCGTGTTTCCTGGTATCCTTCTAGTACTGTTACATCTTCCCTTGAGAAGGTTCTGAGAGAGTGCTTCTCCTAAACCTTCTCCAATGCCTTCAATGAGTCCTCCCATGAGTCCAACAACAACATGGGATGCAATTTTAGCTGCTGCACCAAGCATGTTCTTGTTTGGCTTGTCATTCTCAAGGCCTTTGATGCCGTTGGCATGGAGGCCATTCACCATGCTCTTTGCACACACGGCATGCAGACAGTAGTCACACACAGACACTGTGCATTGGTATACTTTTCCTGTTCTTCTTTTCTTGCATTCGCTGCACAGCATTTCGCCTGAATTTGCAGTGGCTGGTAAGATGACAAGGGAATGAGGGTGGGTTGGGAATTTCATCTTGGCTGACAGCATAGCACAGCAAGGGTGTAACTGAAAGCTACAAGCACTGCAGTGGAACATGTATCCCTTTGCTGACTTTCCACACACATCACACTTTGATCTCAACAGTCCTGCTTTACCTGCTAATATCCAATCCCATGAATAtatatgtttaattaattatcatAGTTAATAATCagttttaatataaaagaatcTAGCTAGTATTATATATAATAAATACCAGGTCTAGAAGTGAAAATGAGCTGATGCTGGGAGTGGAGAGGATGAGCTTTGAGAACAGGAGGGGCTAAAGCACAGAAGTCATGAAGTTCAAAGTTGCATTGTTGACAGGTAAAACGCGAACCAGCACCATACTCCTTACAGCCCATGCAAGTAAAAGGGTTTGGAAGATTGACCTGCACCATCCTATGGTGTGGGTGGTTTGAACTTGTAATTTGGAAATCAGCATCTGCTTCAGGGGACACCGGGAATTCAATTATAGCCTTCTTCTGTAACTGTACCTGCAGGTCATGGTGCTGATCATATTCATGATTACCTCGACTATGACTTCGTTGTACAAAGTTAGTTAACTGAGAGTGAGGCAATAATGTAAATGGTAATGGTGGTGGTGCGGCTGCTACTTCCATCGTTGGCTTTGGAGCAGCA contains:
- the LOC110776342 gene encoding protein VACUOLELESS GAMETOPHYTES isoform X1, giving the protein MMCKRSSYSLGNSSTTGASGLILKRSAAAPKPTMEVAAAPPPLPFTLLPHSQLTNFVQRSHSRGNHEYDQHHDLQVQLQKKAIIEFPVSPEADADFQITSSNHPHHRMVQVNLPNPFTCMGCKEYGAGSRFTCQQCNFELHDFCALAPPVLKAHPLHSQHQLIFTSRPAGKAGLLRSKCDVCGKSAKGYMFHCSACSFQLHPCCAMLSAKMKFPTHPHSLVILPATANSGEMLCSECKKRRTGKVYQCTVSVCDYCLHAVCAKSMVNGLHANGIKGLENDKPNKNMLGAAAKIASHVVVGLMGGLIEGIGEGLGEALSQNLLKGRCNSTRRIPGNTGN
- the LOC110776342 gene encoding protein VACUOLELESS GAMETOPHYTES isoform X2, coding for MMCKRSSYSLGNSSTTGASGLILKRSAAAPKPTMEVAAAPPPLPFTLLPHSQLTNFVQRSHSRGNHEYDQHHDLQVQLQKKAIIEFPVSPEADADFQITSSNHPHHRMVQVNLPNPFTCMGCKEYGAGSRFTCQQCNFELHDFCALAPPVLKAHPLHSQHQLIFTSRPGKAGLLRSKCDVCGKSAKGYMFHCSACSFQLHPCCAMLSAKMKFPTHPHSLVILPATANSGEMLCSECKKRRTGKVYQCTVSVCDYCLHAVCAKSMVNGLHANGIKGLENDKPNKNMLGAAAKIASHVVVGLMGGLIEGIGEGLGEALSQNLLKGRCNSTRRIPGNTGN
- the LOC110776341 gene encoding squamosa promoter-binding-like protein 14; translation: MEEVGTQVASPLFIHQNIGGRFCEGALIGAKRGLCYNSGTNHHQQQQHSQNHRSGHGWNPKDWEWDSSHFVARNKPIEASQRVNPILSSSFTSKSSSRVDDQQEQDGGGSLRLQLGGVGDSNVTGTSINKVQSSNSTDDPASSSRPNKKVRSGSPGTGGNHPMCQVDNCTEDLSKSKDYHRRHKVCEFHSKSTKALVGKQMQRFCQQCSRFHPLAEFDEGKRSCRRRLAGHNKRRRKTQAEDTPSPPIQPTKTAYGNLDIVNLLTVLARGQGNAEQNVSTCPSLPDKNQLIQILSKMNTLPMPMDIATNPLVTPGSTKNGFEQGALMEVNAASRSTTDLLAVLSSTLAASSPNSVPFISQRSNPGSCMVKNKSTTGDKDTGSDACKKTAIELQSLGGERSSSSYQSPTEDSDSQVQDTRMNLPLQLFSSSPGDDSSPNLVSSRRYFSSDSSNPTEERSHSSTAPVTRKLFPLETTSGSAKPARMSFGEEANVNIEATSGSRMTLDLFTMGNRAVSNSLQSLPHQAGYTSSSGSDHSPPSFNSDPQKDRTGRIIFKLFDKDPSQLPGALRTQIYNWLSNSPTEMESYIRPGCVVLSIYVSMSSAAWEQLEESFLQRVEALVQDPDFEFWRSGRFSANIGRQLAVHKDGRIRICKPWSTVSSPELFLVSPLAVVSGQSTSLVLGGRNLTSPGTKIHCTYMGGYSSKAVLRSSDEGFTCDEVELSDFKVHAAASSVLGRCFIEVENGVRGNCFPVIIADAKICQELRLLEREFYEAKVGDVVMEDQVQYVASPHSHEEALHFLNELGWLFQRQLSSDIAVHDFMLHRLQYLLTFSTERDYCALVKTLLDIFVEAESRMDGLSAECVEALAKMHLLHRAVKRSSKKMVDMLIHYSAPCGSGASKKYIFPPNLRGPGGITPLHLAACTSGSYDIIDVLTDDPMQIGLHCWKSLVDDSGQSPYSYALMRNNNAVNNIVARKLSDRINRQVSVTIGNEIVESFSGTAEMKQRASLKLNTKQNSCSKCAMMSYGRMQGSHGFLHRPFIHSMLTIAAVCVCVCLFFKSMHVNSVTPFMWDNVDFGAI